Below is a window of Lepisosteus oculatus isolate fLepOcu1 chromosome 8, fLepOcu1.hap2, whole genome shotgun sequence DNA.
AGGGTAGGGACATATGCTATTCATACAATATTAACAGCGCCGTTTTCAgtttataaatacaatttaaccTGGCCCATTCACTCGCTTCAAATAATCATTACCCTTTTGTGTTATTCATTCCGCTCTTccgaactacatttcccagaattCCCTTCGGTTTGTTTGATTCTCCCACAGTGCTTTGCTGTCAACAAAAGGGAGTCGTTTTGCTTTTCCGCAGAACTGAAAATGCGCCGGTAAATCTCGTTAAACTCTACATTCGTTTCCTTCGAACTTAAAGTGAAAatacgttgttttttttaataatcggGAATCTCGGTATTTGCATTTGGATTACAATCTCGGTGCCTCGTTACAGGCACCGACATTACGTGCACGTTTTGAATGGTGTATCGGTAGTAATGGAAGgatctgttttatttaaaagtcttaAATAATTGGTTGGGATATGGTGCAATAGCTCTTGTTTTGACACTGGCTGTTGTCGTAGTCCGTGAATCGGTAGTGTGAGTTGTGTTTCGGACGCAGTTACCCGCAGTGCTGCTGCTCTCTCTTGGGACCCAACAGCTCAGGGCAGGCTTGTCGGGAAGGAACGCGTTGATCTTTCACTTTTTATGTAAAACTGAAGCCGGAATAGGACTGACAGGGGAAGAGTCGTTCTTTCAACTCTGACAAAGTATCCATATTAGTATTAATCCTGAGATTAATGAGAAAGTGAGCGGGAAGTTGCCCAGCGCGAATATGTACCCCTGTCCGTGTGTTAACGCGAAGCAGTGTTCATACGTGAAGTAGCTGTGGGCAAATTGTGCTACAGTGTGTCCTCAGTGTAACAGAGTTCAATACTACTCATTGGGCTGTGAAATCTCTCCTGTTCAACTGCTCGTTCATCTGTAGTGATCAGAGGTTAACATTTATAGTACAATAACATAACATTTACAAtccaaaataaaacaaggtTAAAATAACGGATTTTGGTTCCCCTTGGTGTTCCACAGGTCGTTGTCGTTGTATCAGtaatcgcagggcacacacacacgcgcacgcacacacacacacacacacacggccggttttcccagaagtaacctaccagtatgtctttggaccacTGTGGAAGAAACTggtgcacctggaggaaacccacgtgaacatgggagaacatgcaaactccacacagccaGCTCTcacggaattgaacccagggccccagcggtCTGAGGCAGCGATGCTCACCGCTGCGCCAGCGTGCCGCCTGCAGCCGACGGCGTTTAATAACGCTCTACGTGGCTATGGCGCCTGGAGATGGAAGGCAGCAGTGCGTTCGCGACAGACAGCATGTTGGCCAAGACGCAGTACAGGGTGTCCTGGACTGTGGGGCCACTCGGAGGAGCTCGGTCAGGAGGAGGTCTCGGATAGCAGCTGGTAGTAACTGGTGCTCTGACACCCTGTGTCacactctcctctccctccccctccccccgccCTGCAGCGTGAGCCGGCGCTCCTGCGAGGACGCCCCGGCCCCGGAGGAGCAGGAGACCGAGGGCCAGCGCCAGCTCCGCGGCCTCCTGCTGCAGCAGCTGGACACCGCGGTGGACCTGGACAGGTGAGGAGGCCCCCCCGCGGGTGGGCGTGCGACCCGCTTCACCCCGCTGCCTCCTGAAAGAGAGACCAGGCCAGCGACTGCACGCTCCACTctcccgcccccctctgtgcaAAGCGGCGCCTGCTGTTCTCGGTTTTCATTGCACTTCCACGTACTTTCACCAAGATAGCGTAGCCTGATGGGgaaatcgaacccgggctgtggGGTGGCGAGAGTCAGCATTGGCCAGCTTGGTCCGTGCTCCCACAGTCCTTTGCATGGAAAAGCCCCAGCTGTTGTAAAGGCcgttccatgtagtttccagtGTCGTCTCCCCTGGTTCACTGTGAAGATGACCGCTGGGTTGACCTTCCGAGTGCCTTTGAGCATTTTCGATATTGGTACCAGGTCCCTTCAGAGGATTCTTTCAGCCCCTCAGAGTAGGACGAAGGTGGGGGGGAGACGCAGGGAGAAAAAATCTTACTTCTCCGTGGCTGTCTCCTCTTCTAGGTGCGTGGCAAAGAGGAAGTGTTTTGCTCCGGCGGCCCTGTACAAGCCCTTTGGGGAGCAGGCAGCCGGAGTGAGAAGCCTGTCCGAGTTTCAGGCTTTGCAGGACGGGGAGCAGGAGCTGGCGAGCCTGAGGGAGCTAGGCCTCACCGATGCCGAGATCGAGCTGTGGCTGAGCAGGGATGCACTGAGAAACGCAGAGAAGGTAGAGATCTGGGTTAATATCTCATTACCTGTTTTGTTTAAGGTAGAACTTTTAAGCCtgttctcacctctctctcaTTTCCGGACAAATCTCtgtttaataattccttacacttctaaagtgcttttctggacactctcaaagcgcttcacaggtaatggggatcccctccaccaccaccagtgtgcagccccacctggatgatgcaccagtactctccccacacaccagctctcagtggggaggagaacagagtgatgaagccagttcagagatggggattattaggaggccatgactggtaaaggccaatgggaaatttagccaggatgccggggttacacccctactcgtCTCGAGAAACTCCTTGGGATTTTTCATGACCATAgactcaggacctcagttttacatctcatccgaaggacggcgcctttttacagtatagtgtctcagtcgctatactggggcattaggacccacacagaccgcagggtgagcgccccctgctggccccactaacacctcttccagcagcaacctgagctttcccaggagtctcccatccaggtgctgaccaggctcacacccgctgagctccagtggggctgccagttgtgagttgcagggtgatacggcGGCTGGCAAATACATAAGTCTGTCTGAAAAGTCGTAAGCGGTTTGCAtttgataagataagataagatcactttattggccatatacaatttcttgcattaggaatgcatcttttcgcataccccagcttgctctccatgagacacagacagggagtgagcctggggtcagagcgcagggtcagccattgtacggcgcccctggagcagttggggtgaagggcctcgcacaggagcccaatggagtaggatttctctgccggccgcgggatttgaaccggcaaccttccggccacaggcgcagatcctgagccacagagccaccgctccaccctaTTTGTGAAGCCCTGCAgcttggaacatttctgtgaggGCTGTGAGTCTGTGTTTTGCATGAACGGTGTCTGCATTAGTGCTTCCGATCCGTGAAGCGGCCTTTGGAGGCGTGCCTGTGTTCTGTGTCTCTGCAGCGCAGGGGGGTGTCCGCAGCCCCAGGTGCGGGGGAGGAGTGTGACACCCCCCCCTCTGTCTCTGCAGCGCAGGGGGGTGTCCGCAGCCCCAGGGGCGCGGGAGGAGCGCCTGCAGCAGGTGGAGGAGAAGCTGGCCGCGCGGCAGGCCCTGCTGGCGCGGCCCCAGCGGCTCTCGGCCAGCCGGGCCCTGAGCCGCCGGGAGATGGAGATCGAGAAGGCGCTGTTCCGCGGCGCCGACCGGCAGCGCTTCCTCACGGCGCTCTACCACCGAGGTGAGGGGCCTCTCGCCACTTTCCTGCCCTCTGGGCTCCCCAAACTCTGACCTGTAAACAGTCTTCCCCTCCTGTCCCTGAACTCCCTGTTCTCGTTGACAGAAGAGGAGCCGCAGTCTGACGATGGCCAGACGCTGTGCTCTGACTCGCTGGACTCCGTGTACAGGGCTGTCCTGAGAGATGCCGGGCAGCAGGCCCTCTCTGCAAAGGTCCGGGGGGGGCCTTCGGACCAGAGCTCGCCGCAGCCCAGACAATCCCAGAGTGAGAGCGCGCAAGCCGGCCAGCCACCGTGGGAAGACGGCCATTTCGACCAATCGCAGGGGGATATCCACAGCTCTGACCAATCACAGAGCGGCGGCGGCGCAGGCTCTGGCCAATCCCAGAGGGAGAACAGCCACTTCGACCAATCACAGGGGGATATCCACAGCTCTGACCAATCACAGAGCGGCGGCGCAGGCTCTGGCCAATCCCAGAGGGAGAACAGCCACTTCGACCAATCACAGGGGGATATCCACAGCTCTGACCAATCACAGAGCGGCAGCGCAGGCTCTGGCCAATCCCAGAGGGAGAGCACCACCTCTGACCAGTCAGGACCCCAGGGCAGCAGGGGGTTGCCCGTGTCAAGGAGTCTGAGTGTGAGCCAGCCAATCGGCAAGTTGTGTGGTGTGGGCGGGGGCCCCCCAGTGACCGTGACCGGACCAGTGCAGCCCATTTTGGAGGAGGAGATCCGTGCCAACCGGGCCACTGTGCAGGAGATCCAGCAGATTCCACGTTTTCGCAACTACCAACAGGGGGAGCCCTCCAAGGTAGGGCTTTCTGCAACACGTTGTTCAGCTGAGCACCTGTCTGCCTGTGACACTCGACGAGCAATGCCGATTGGAGTCAGAGATGAAAAGCACTGCGCGGGGGGGGGCGTATTCATGATTGCGCATGCAGAAGGCACTAACCAGCCTGTGctgcctgtccctctctctgtcgCTCTGTCAGGTGCTGTTTGTGAGGAACCTCAGTCCCCGAGCTTCACTGGCCCAGCTGGTCTCGGTGTTCTCCCGGTTCCAGCCCCCCCGCGCCCCGGCTCTCCGGTACCGTCTGCTGACTGGCCGACTCAAGGGCCAGGCCTTCATCACATTCCCTGGTGGGTCTCGCCAAGCCAAAAAACAAAGAACTAATTGAACGAAAAAGCTCAATTCAAAAGATCACCTGACGTGAGCGATGGTGTAAGCATGGACTGATAACCCGCAGTTCTGGGTGTTGATTTCGTGCgaaatgaaatatttgtttttaaaaagtcagtCAAACTCGGGGCGCGCCGGCGATGGCGGGTGAGGCTGACCCTCCAGGTCCGGCCCCTGCCTCCGGCGGCTCAGATCCGATTCTCCGTTCCAGACGCGGCGACGGCCCGGGAGGCGCTGGAGCTGGCGAACGGATTCCGGCTGCTGGACAGGCCCCTGGTGATCGAGTTCGGGAGGGAGCGAGAGGAAGAGAGGGGAGCCGGCGCCCCGGCAGAGCTTGGTGCTGGGAGCGGCTGAGAGGGggcggaggaagaggaggagcagCCTTGCCTTCGTGTCCTCCCCTGACCTCCGGGTtcggaagagagagagagagcagggaaGAGCCGGCGGCGCGGAATACCGGCTTGATCCCTGCCCTGGGAGGCTCCTGGGAAGCtgtaagggccttgctcatgtCCGCCACGTGCCGAGAAAGAGCTGGCCTGAGCCGAGAGACTGGTTCTGCCGTCGTCAGTCCTGGGAAGGCGAGAGGAATGCCCTGACGCGCATTCCCACAGGAGAAGAAAGCTCCTGTCTGTCGGCGAGAGCTGGACCTGAACTATGTTTGTGATGCCAGGAGACTTGGTGAATGTTCTGTACGAGTGCACAGAATGTCCCATTTCCTTGGAGTTGTAAATGACTAATATAGTGATGACCGAAATGTGTTGtacgtatgttttttttttgttttaaaattactgtcatttttaattaaaaaaaaatggaaagggaCTTTTGTGCTATAACTGTCGCAGCCCACCAGGGGGCAGTGCTCGtctgaattgatttttttttaaaagttgcaACGCAAACAGAAGAGGGCGCCAAATGCAATGCAATGGTTCCTGCACAACCCCACGCTGTTTTCTGGGCAGTGGGATCCAGAGCACTGCCAGTATCTTGGAAAGAGGGCCAGGTGAGCTTAGCCGTTTTTGCTTAATCACTTCTCAATATGGATGATCAACATATCATTGGCGTTTTTGCAAATAGAATATTTCTGTTTATGGTTCTCCAAACATCAACATAAATATAGCAAAAACAAACCGCTGTGTATATATCTTAAAGTTGATGTGCAAAACATGCATGAATTCTATTGCTGTTGCACAAAACCCATATTCCTGCACAGAGGTCACCTAATAGCATGAGCCCTGATATATGATTTACTTAGTGCAGTAGTGTCTTTGTGTGGTGTGCAAAGCTTAGTTTTAAACAGGTGTTCAACCCCTGTCCCTGAAGATCCACTGGCTGGTTTTATACAGAAGGTAGGCGTACTGGCTTTTGACCAGACTTTTCAAACGACTGATTcaatgaaatatttctcaagctCTAGAAAGTGCTGTTGCTCTCCAGGAACAAGGAGAGGAAGTCCTGTTTTAAAGCAGTTAGAATGATTGTACGTGCGTGCTGAAAACTGAAACATCCGTCCATCTGAGACCAGCAGAGCAGCAGAGTTAAATATACCGCATAAAAGCAGCTGAAGCTAGACACTGGAGCACCTGCTTTCAAAACAGTAGGACAAGCAGCAATCTTCAGTAGCTctgcttctcttctttttttactgGAACAGGCGGAACACCCTTATGCCCTTATCACAGATAGATTTTTATTCACTTTAGGTTTACAAATAGATCGATTTCCCATTGCCTTGTCAGGTGATTCTTACCTGCTCTTAAGGAAATGAGACGGTACATTAACACTATTATCAGAACGCCCCTCCCCCTGCAGGGGCACTCCAGACACTGATAGGCACTGGGCCTCGGGTCCAACAGGTTGGCGGAACTGAACAAGATTAATTACAGGACAATACATCTTCTATTACATGGAGAGTTCTGGAAATGTTAATTAGAACTAAACTAGAGGATCAACGATATGGAAACAGGATGCGAGGGGATTATCAGCAAGGATTTCGAAAAAGGTACGTCTTCATCAGAACAGCTAAACATGTGTCGGCCCTTTACACCCCGACCAGTCAGGACTCTCCTCGCCCCTGCCCATTTTCCTGGTCTCAGGCGCGACAGCTGCTGAATATTTTACATACTGATCGTGAGAAGAACACCAGCACCTCATATCGCCAGATGCTGGAATGCGCTCGGTAGTACTTTAACATTTCAGTCTAGGAGCCTCGTCTGGAAAGCGTGTTGAAATTTTGTATGCAGGCTGGAAGCCACAATTGTAACTAATTGTGACAGTTCTGATCACCTCTCGTTGCACCGGGGCCAAAGAAAGTTGTCTTTTTGATGTTGCCTTAGAACCCCTGGCAATTAGGGGAAGAAACCATCTCACCAGTGAAGGGTTTGAAGTTGTCAAGGCGGAAGCCTGTATATTTCTCACTCTGTATCGGAGTGAGAAATTCTCCTTCCGTTGGAACTGATCGGAGTGTCTGGGGTGTTCTCAGGGTACACTAGCAGAACAGTATATTCATGATCGAGTGTGCTGTGGAAATCGGGGCCACGGTAGATCTGGGGTGCCttttttgaatgttttgaaaaggacTGATTACTTCACACATCTAAACAGTCTGCAGTCACTTTTATCGTGGATCCTGTCTCTTCTCCAGCTTCAACAAGAAAAGGCAAAAGCAAGTTTgagctgttttttctttgcctctgtgttgtgttttgtttcgcTTTTTACgtgtttctatattttttttgtttctttgttttgctAGTCTTGTCAACATTTTccactttttaaaatacttaaagaAATGAAGGTGTTCCATAAGTAACGCGTACTAGCAACAGTAATGGACACAGTGCACTCGATATGGTGTATTAGGATTTCACTAAAGTGtctcataaaatattaattcttataattaattgctggcagtaagcagtctcagtgatgcatgtctttggaaggggGACTAATTAATGGGtagaaaactgagaacaggtaAGAGAAAATAGCTAAAGTGAGGCCAGGTAATCAGTGGAGTATCACAGGGCTGTCTGTGAGGACCACTGGTCTTCCCAATTTATGATTCCTAATGCATGACTTCAGAATAGTTCGTAAACTGGTGGCATTTGGGTGATGACACCGAAACAGGAGGATGAGCCAACAGTGAATAGAAACCGCAGAAGAAAAAAGCTAAACATTCATAAAATGTAAGACTGGGCAAACAGGTAGCAGGGATTTAATGTGGAGGTGAGGAGCAGCAAAGGCAAACTTTATTCAAAATGGGAAAAGCTGACCTTAAATGTCCTACCTGTGAGAAAGACCTAGGTTTCCCCCTTGTTTTGTAACCCTTCTTacatctgtgtgtgttttttttacatacctttttctcacttttttgTACAATCACTTGAGATGAAAGCACTTTTACAAAAGAAAGTGCTTTAGAAAATAGGCTTATTGGATAACGGGGTGGATTTGATTTCTGACTAGGgatccttctgtgtggagtgtgcatgTTCTCCGTGGCTTTGTGAGGATTTTCTTCAGACACTAGGTTTCCAAATTTCTTCCCAAAACATGCTGGTTAGTTGATTGGTTATGGATTACATAATATAGATGTTATGTGTCTCTGCTTTTTCTCTCTGGTCCAGAGTTTCAGCTCTATGATGGGCTTGTGTTCCATTTAGGATCTAATCCCACCTTGCACCCTGTCCAACCTTGCCAGGAAAGAGCAGCTTTCTAATAATGGATGAATGCATTATTGTTCTACTGTAAGGTATAATTAGGTGGTTATGGAGTAAATATCACTGCATTATGAACGAAGAGTTCTCTTCAAGGGATACTATAAGATCTCCTAGAGGGTGTTAGTTTAAACTCTCTTGACACGAGCAGTTCATTTGTGCGTTCGCCGAACAGAAAACGCTCTCATCGAACAGTAACGCCGTTCTGTGGAGCGTTACCCTTACCAACATGGCGGATAACGGCTTCTAGCCGTACAACAGGGCGTTTCCCTGCAGGGTTACTTCCTGTGCAGCGCCATGCTGTACGGCACTTCATAGGTACAGGGCCTGGGGAGGGCCTGAAGGCACGAGATCACGAAATCGCGTGCCTCCGACGCGCTGCATTTACAGCTAGTCGCCGCAGGTCTCGCCGTCTGTGCGTttgtctctctcgctctctggtcttatttatgtttttctgaCAGTTCGTAAAAATGGCGAAGCTGAGCGAGCACGGGATTCGGCTGAGCTGTGTGAGTAGACCGAGCTATCCGCTGAGCTTTAAGCATGACACGGATGAAAACATGATAGCGCAGTCAATTATGAAATGCGTTGCTGATTTCTCGATGAGCATGCCTGTAACTCaacagaaatattaatatttcaatgCCTTTTTCTTAATTTAGATGAGCCCTTCATACCTGCACAGCAATTCAACAAGTCACACCTGGCCTTTCAGTGCAGTTGCGGAACTTATAGGTAAGGCGAAATAAATGTTACAATTTCGATACGGTATTTGAAATATCCGTTAGTGCGATTATTTCCTTTAGCAGGTTTGTTGCAGTTGGGGTTTTTAAATACCGGCAACACCGAGCTGCGCACGAAACCTCGGAATAACACTGCGCCGACAGttcggggtttttttttaactccccGCTTTGATAACGACGCATTCGTGCGATCCGCGTTATTAGAGAGCTCTGTGAGGTCAGGTCTGCGGGACAGGTGCAGAGCTCGGCGCCCCGGGTTGCACGCCGGGTCGCCGTGTCTCCGTGTTTTCGTTCTGTTTACAACGTGCGGACCTGCTGGAGACGCACCTGTTGCCAAGCCGCCGCCGCGCGCCTGGAGAACCGGGGAGCTCGTGTCTGCAGGGAACCACGAGCTGAGCTCACGCTCGCAGGTCGCTGATAATGCAGAACAGGCATGAGCATGTAGGTGTGATATAGAGTACTTCTGAGGGTGTGgggttttattttaagttttagaTTTCGTGTAACACGTCGTCCTTTCTCCTCTGTACCATTTACAAAACCTCGCCTGAAAAGATGAACAAAAATAAGACTTATTGAGAAGGGGGTGGGGTTGTTACCACCTCTGTGATAGACGAGGACAGAGAATGCAGAATGCATTTAAAGAACGGTCTGCTTCAGTTTTACATGACTGTTTCTCCGCAAATGTGAAGATCTGGGAGGTGTCGATGCGACTGGATTGGTGATCTATGCCCCTTGTAACATTTCCTTCATTTTTGCACGAgtaaaaatagtatttaaaaaCTCGGAACACGTTATCATTAACgtgacgtgtttttttttttggctcctGTGCTGCTCAGCGCTTGGTTTCCTGATCAACACCTTTGCCGAGTTCCGCATTCTGCGGGCGAATCAGCGGTCGGCCTGCTCCACTCCGCGCGCCGTCATTGGCGCTCGAGAGCCGGGTGGGGGCGAGCTGTGGCCACGCGAGCGGCCCTCCGCGCGCGCCCCAGCCGACTCGAAGCGCGCGGGGCTGCGGGGCCGAGCCGCGGTCCAGCTGCGCGAGTTTCATTTCTGGAGCTGCGGCTCGGACACGGTGCGTTTTAACACCCGAACAACTGTGCAGTCGGCGTCGGTCCAATCGCACTATACTAGGTCATCATAACAGAGCCGAGAGCTGCGGGGGTTTTCTGTTCCTCCGAGGTACATTCGAGATCTccgatattttatttttcttccttttattgCGCAGTAGTCTGAAGCTCACCGGATGCATCTAACTTCCCCTTTCGCTGAGAATTTGTTTGCGCcggcctccctctctctcgccGCCTTTCTGTCAGCGCTGCGGACGGCCGCTCGCCGCCCCTGTGCGCGAAGGTTTTGCGTGACGGTGACGAGGGTATTGCTCATCGTTCACCGGCCAGCTAAAGGCCACGTGAAAATGAGCAGAGAACAGGGCGGGTTTTTCTTTACAGTGACAACAAGCTTCTCTCACCCCTCAGTTATTCACACGTTgttagaaaacagtcaatacacGCTGTAGATTGATACCCAATCGATTGATACGGTTGATACCCAGCTGATAGGCAGCCGAATGTAGCATTACTGTAACAAAACGTTAGCATCGTTTTGGGGTTTGATTACACGTGTGTATCGGCACGGCATGTATTTTCTTATGCATGCCTTCGCTTCTGTGTGTACATAGTCATTGTCTGCCCGAGATTCCTGTCATTACTCCGGAGCAGAGCGGAATCGCGGGATGGGGAGAGGTTGGGAGACGTTGTGTTTGCGGCACGTGATCGTGTGCGGAAGAATGTGTGTGAGCTCCGCACACCCCTGCACGACAGCCCGGAGCAGCGTGACAACACTGGAACGAAACAAATCAAGACAAAGCAGACCTTCCACTTTGTGTTTGCTTAATGCCTCGGAACAGGAATGTGTGTACCTCCTCTATTGGGGAGCTCAGAGTGAAGCAGTGCAGTGTGGGATAATGCTGAGGGGCTCTTAGGAGAGGCAGTGCAGTGTGGGATGATGCTGAGGAGCTCAGAGTGAAGCAGTGCAGTGTGGGATGATGCTGAGGGGCTCGGAGGAGAGGCGGTGCAGTGTGGGATAGTGCTGAGTAGCTCAGAGTGAAGCAGTGCAGTGTGGGATGATGGTGAGGAGCTCAGAGTGAAGCAGTGCAGTGTGGGATGATGCTGAGGGGCTCTGAGGAGGGGCGGTGCAGTGTGGGATGATGCTGAGGAGCTCAGAGTGAAGCAGTGCAGTGTGGGATGATGCTGAGGGGCTCTGAGGAGAGGCAGTGCAGTGTGGGATAATGCTGAGGAGCTCAGAGTGAAGCAGTGCAGTGTGGGATGATGCTGAGGAGCTCAGAGTGAAGCAGTGCAGTGTGGGATGATGCTGAGGGGCTCTGAGGAGAGGCAGTGCAGTGTGGGATGATGCTGAGGAGCTCAGAGGGAAGCAGTGCAGTGTGGGATGATGCTGAGGGGCTCCGAGGAGAGGCAGTGCAGTGTGGGATGATGCTGAGGAGCTCAGAGTGAAGCAGTGCAGTGTGGGATGATGCTGAGGGGCTCTGAGGAGAGGCAGTGCAGTGTGGGATAATGCTGAGGAGCTCAGAGTGAAGCAGTGCAGTGTGGGATGATGCTGAGGAGCTCAGAGTGAAGCAGTGCAGTGTGGGATGATGCTGAGGGGCTCCGAGGAGAGGCAGTGCAGTGTGGGATGATGCTGAGGAGCTCAGAGTGAAGGAGTGCAGTGTGGGATGATGCTGAGGGGCTCTGAGGAGGGGCGGTGCAGTGGGATAATGCTGAGGGGCTCTGAGGAGAGGCAGTGCAGCGTGGGATGATGCTGAGGGGCTCGGAGGAGAGGCGGTGCAGTGTGGGATGATGCTGAGGGGCTCTGAGGAGGGGCGGTGCAGTGTGGGATGATGCTGAGGAGCTCAGAGTGAAGCAGTGCAGTGTGGGATGATGCTGAGGGGCTCTGAGGAGAGGCAGTGCAGTGTGGGATAATGCTGAGGAGCTCAGAGTGAAGCAGTGCAGTGTGGGATGATGCTGAGGAGCTCAGAGTGAAGCAGTGCAGTGTGGGATGATGCTGAGGGGCTCTGAGGAGAGGCAGTGCAGTGTGGGATGATGCTGAGGGGCTCTGAGGAGAGGCAGTGCAGTGTGGGATAATGCTGAGGAGCTCTTAGGAGAGGCAGTGCAGTGTGGGATGATGCTGAGGGGCTCTGAGGCAGAGAGGAAGGGAGAAGGTTAGAGACCAGAGACAGCGAGGAAGGGTGGCATGTTATTGACCGTGAGATGGGACTGCAGGTGCTGCCGGctcgccctctctctctcccaacagtctccctctctcctggcAGACAATGCCTGTGACCCGGGCGTCACGGCCAAGCAGATCTGGATCGACGTGGCCAACGTGAAGGACGAGCTGTGCCTCACCTTCACGGACAACGGCAGTGGCATGACGCCCAGCAAGCTGCACAAGATGCTGAGGTGAGCTGATCTATGGCACCCCAACTTCCGCCTGTGGCGCCTCCATGTCCTGCCGCGCTCCAATCGCCCGTGTGCCACTGGGCTCCAGATCCGGGACAGAAGACTTTTCCCACTGTAGGCACAGGGGCTCGCAATCCTGGTCCCGGAGGAACACACAGCTCCTGCTTTCCGTCCCggcttaattgcttaattgaagTCTTAATTGACCTAACAAGTAACTTGATTGGAATATCTGcaagtttgttttttctctcaAAAGCACATTAATTATGCATGAAAT
It encodes the following:
- the rbm41 gene encoding RNA-binding protein 41 isoform X1, with protein sequence MRRVSRRSCEDAPAPEEQETEGQRQLRGLLLQQLDTAVDLDRCVAKRKCFAPAALYKPFGEQAAGVRSLSEFQALQDGEQELASLRELGLTDAEIELWLSRDALRNAEKRRGVSAAPGAREERLQQVEEKLAARQALLARPQRLSASRALSRREMEIEKALFRGADRQRFLTALYHREEEPQSDDGQTLCSDSLDSVYRAVLRDAGQQALSAKVRGGPSDQSSPQPRQSQSESAQAGQPPWEDGHFDQSQGDIHSSDQSQSGGGAGSGQSQRENSHFDQSQGDIHSSDQSQSGGAGSGQSQRENSHFDQSQGDIHSSDQSQSGSAGSGQSQRESTTSDQSGPQGSRGLPVSRSLSVSQPIGKLCGVGGGPPVTVTGPVQPILEEEIRANRATVQEIQQIPRFRNYQQGEPSKVLFVRNLSPRASLAQLVSVFSRFQPPRAPALRYRLLTGRLKGQAFITFPDAATAREALELANGFRLLDRPLVIEFGREREEERGAGAPAELGAGSG
- the rbm41 gene encoding RNA-binding protein 41 isoform X2; translation: MRRVSRRSCEDAPAPEEQETEGQRQLRGLLLQQLDTAVDLDRCVAKRKCFAPAALYKPFGEQAAGVRSLSEFQALQDGEQELASLRELGLTDAEIELWLSRDALRNAEKRRGVSAAPGAREERLQQVEEKLAARQALLARPQRLSASRALSRREMEIEKALFRGADRQRFLTALYHREEEPQSDDGQTLCSDSLDSVYRAVLRDAGQQALSAKVRGGPSDQSSPQPRQSQSESAQAGQPPWEDGHFDQSQGDIHSSDQSQSGGGAGSGQSQRENSHFDQSQGDIHSSDQSQSGGAGSGQSQRENSHFDQSQGDIHSSDQSQSGSAGSGQSQRESTTSDQSGPQGSRGLPVSRSLSVSQPIGKLCGVGGGPPVTVTGPVQPILEEEIRANRATVQEIQQIPRFRNYQQGEPSKTRRRPGRRWSWRTDSGCWTGPW